One Streptomyces sp. SAI-135 DNA segment encodes these proteins:
- a CDS encoding aldehyde dehydrogenase family protein, with amino-acid sequence MSSIEIEPGRLWVGGRWREAADGARTEVVDPSRGTVLTTVAEAGAEDVDAAVRAAREAFDGGAWSGLSGRERGRILHRVAELIRENADDLAQLESLDVGKPISLCHAVDVTNAANDYEHFAALAHSLDGAVRDTPMNALAYTRREPLGVVAAITPFNFPLILAGSKIGPALAAGNTVVHKPADETPLSALYMAGLLQKAGVPDGVVNVVTGAGPVAGEALLRHRGIDKVAFTGSTAIGRHVAATAGAALKPVTMELGGNAANIVFEDADLEKAVGAIIKAFVFNTGQFCMGGPRLLVARSVHSTLLGILADAVPGVPVGDPRDPETVVGPMAGEKHLKKVEEYVDLARKEGGRIVCGGERLDLDGGFYYKPTVIADLSDDSRVVQEEIFGPVLTVQPFDTEDEAVALANSTPYGLASGVQTTNLARAHRVADRLQAGIVWVNDWAMLDPAVPFGGVKDSGYGREYGPEALDAYTKVKSVVVSLD; translated from the coding sequence ATGTCCTCCATCGAGATCGAACCCGGACGGCTGTGGGTGGGCGGCCGGTGGCGCGAGGCCGCCGACGGCGCGCGCACCGAGGTGGTCGACCCGTCCCGGGGCACGGTCCTCACCACCGTCGCGGAGGCGGGCGCCGAGGACGTGGACGCGGCCGTCCGCGCCGCCCGGGAGGCCTTCGACGGCGGCGCCTGGTCCGGCCTCAGCGGCCGCGAGCGTGGCCGGATCCTGCACCGGGTCGCCGAGCTGATCCGCGAGAACGCCGACGACCTGGCCCAGCTGGAGAGCCTGGACGTCGGCAAGCCGATCTCGCTGTGCCACGCCGTGGACGTGACCAACGCGGCCAACGACTACGAGCACTTCGCGGCCCTCGCCCACTCCCTGGACGGCGCCGTCCGCGACACGCCCATGAACGCCCTGGCCTACACCAGGCGCGAACCGCTCGGCGTGGTCGCCGCGATCACCCCCTTCAACTTCCCGCTGATCCTCGCCGGTTCGAAGATCGGTCCCGCTCTCGCCGCGGGCAACACGGTCGTGCACAAGCCGGCCGACGAGACCCCGCTCAGCGCCCTGTACATGGCCGGACTGCTGCAGAAGGCGGGCGTGCCCGACGGCGTCGTCAACGTCGTCACCGGCGCCGGGCCGGTGGCCGGCGAGGCCCTGCTGCGCCACCGCGGGATCGACAAGGTCGCCTTCACGGGCTCCACCGCGATCGGCCGGCACGTGGCCGCCACCGCCGGTGCGGCCCTCAAGCCCGTCACCATGGAGCTCGGCGGCAACGCGGCCAACATCGTCTTCGAGGACGCCGACCTGGAGAAGGCGGTCGGCGCGATCATCAAGGCGTTCGTCTTCAACACCGGCCAGTTCTGCATGGGCGGCCCGCGCCTGCTCGTGGCGCGCTCGGTCCACAGCACCCTGCTCGGCATCCTCGCCGACGCGGTGCCCGGCGTGCCGGTGGGCGACCCGCGCGACCCGGAGACCGTCGTCGGCCCGATGGCGGGGGAGAAGCACCTGAAGAAGGTCGAGGAGTACGTCGACCTCGCCCGCAAGGAGGGCGGCCGGATCGTCTGCGGCGGCGAACGCCTCGACCTCGACGGGGGCTTCTACTACAAGCCCACCGTGATCGCCGACCTCTCCGACGACTCCCGGGTCGTGCAGGAGGAGATCTTCGGCCCGGTCCTGACCGTGCAGCCCTTCGACACCGAGGACGAGGCCGTCGCACTCGCCAACTCCACGCCGTACGGCCTGGCTTCGGGCGTCCAGACGACCAACCTCGCCCGCGCGCACCGGGTCGCCGACCGGCTCCAGGCAGGCATCGTCTGGGTCAACGACTGGGCGATGCTCGACCCCGCGGTGCCCTTCGGCGGGGTCAAGGACTCCGGCTACGGCCGCGAGTACGGCCCCGAGGCGCTCGACGCCTACACCAAGGTCAAGTCCGTCGTCGTCTCGCTCGACTGA
- a CDS encoding MarR family transcriptional regulator, with product MLDTQVTKAPPSLLYMVKQVELVVRSHLDELVRPSGITALQYTALTVLERHDGLSAAQLARDSFVTAQSIADLVRSLETRGLVRRERNPKNRRELLILLTEEGRALLAQHAGPVRELEERMVRDLTAHQTEQFRQALTRAWHALS from the coding sequence ATGCTCGACACACAGGTGACCAAGGCGCCCCCGTCACTCCTCTACATGGTGAAACAGGTGGAGCTCGTCGTCCGTTCCCACCTGGACGAGCTGGTCAGGCCGTCCGGGATCACCGCGTTGCAGTACACGGCCCTGACGGTCCTGGAGCGGCACGACGGACTGTCCGCGGCGCAACTGGCCCGGGACTCCTTCGTCACCGCCCAGTCGATCGCCGATCTCGTGCGCTCCCTGGAGACCCGCGGACTGGTGCGCCGGGAGCGCAATCCGAAGAACCGCCGTGAACTGCTGATCCTGCTGACCGAGGAAGGGCGCGCACTGCTCGCTCAGCACGCGGGCCCCGTGCGGGAGCTGGAGGAGCGGATGGTGCGCGATCTCACCGCACACCAGACCGAACAGTTCCGGCAGGCGCTGACCAGGGCCTGGCACGCCCTGTCGTGA
- a CDS encoding NAD(P)-dependent alcohol dehydrogenase, with protein sequence MPITTRAAVVESGGAPFTLSDVVLDEPGPREALVRMVATGLCHTDLGVASGGLPFPLPGVLGHEGAGVVEAVGAAVTGVAPGDHVVLSFTSCGDCRNCAGGHPAYCATWLPLNLLGGRRADGTSTLSRDGEPLGGHFFGQSSFAERALVDERSLVKVDPDVPLESVAPLGCGVQTGVGAVWNVLKPVTGSTVVVLGAGAVGLSAVMAAALTPATTIVAVDRVAERLTLARELGATHTVDAAEENLGEALDAITGGQGADGIVETTGNVNVLRQGVDALGARGTLVVVGAPPFGTEVSLDVNGLLGGKRVVGLTLGDAETQSFVPALVRLVKEGRLPLHRLISTYPFADIDQAVRDMGAGKAIKPVLTF encoded by the coding sequence ATGCCCATCACCACCCGTGCCGCAGTGGTCGAGTCCGGCGGCGCGCCCTTCACCCTCTCCGACGTCGTCCTCGACGAGCCGGGACCCCGTGAGGCGCTCGTCCGCATGGTCGCGACCGGCCTGTGCCACACCGACCTCGGCGTGGCGAGCGGCGGACTGCCCTTCCCGCTGCCCGGAGTCCTCGGGCACGAGGGCGCGGGAGTCGTCGAGGCCGTGGGTGCAGCCGTCACCGGTGTCGCTCCCGGCGACCATGTCGTGCTGTCGTTCACCTCATGCGGCGACTGCCGAAACTGCGCCGGCGGACACCCCGCCTACTGCGCGACCTGGCTGCCGCTGAACCTCCTCGGCGGCCGCCGGGCCGACGGCACCAGCACCCTCAGCCGCGACGGCGAACCGCTCGGCGGACACTTCTTCGGCCAGTCCTCCTTCGCCGAGCGCGCCCTGGTCGACGAGCGCAGCCTCGTCAAGGTCGACCCGGACGTGCCCCTGGAGTCCGTCGCCCCGCTCGGCTGCGGAGTGCAGACCGGCGTGGGCGCCGTGTGGAACGTCCTCAAGCCGGTCACCGGCTCCACGGTCGTCGTCCTCGGCGCCGGAGCCGTCGGCCTGTCCGCGGTCATGGCCGCCGCCCTCACCCCCGCCACGACGATCGTCGCCGTCGATCGGGTCGCCGAACGCCTCACCCTGGCCCGGGAGCTGGGCGCCACCCACACCGTCGACGCGGCCGAGGAGAACCTCGGCGAGGCCCTGGACGCGATCACCGGCGGACAGGGCGCGGACGGCATCGTGGAGACCACGGGCAACGTGAACGTCCTGCGCCAGGGCGTCGACGCGCTCGGCGCCCGCGGCACGCTGGTCGTCGTCGGCGCCCCGCCCTTCGGCACCGAGGTCTCCCTCGACGTCAACGGACTGCTCGGCGGCAAGCGGGTCGTCGGACTCACCCTGGGCGACGCCGAGACGCAGAGCTTCGTCCCCGCCCTTGTCCGCCTCGTGAAGGAAGGACGGCTCCCGCTGCACCGCCTGATCAGCACCTATCCGTTCGCGGACATCGACCAGGCGGTGCGGGACATGGGCGCGGGCAAGGCGATCAAGCCCGTGCTGACCTTCTGA